GGCTATGCCAACCAAAATGGCTATCCTTATAAATCAATTGGACGCCTTTTGGTAGAACAAGGTGAGCTCACCTTAGATAAAGCTTCCATGCAAGGTATTAAAAATTGGGCGCGTAATCATCCAGATAAGTTACAGCATTTGCTCAATAGCAATCCCAGCTATGTGTTTTTTAGAGAGTTACCAGCAGGTTTGCCTGGACCATTAGGCGCATTAAACGTGCCGATTTTCGCAGAGCGAAGCGTTGCCATCGACCCAAAATTTATTCCGTTAGGCGCGCCCATTTTCTTATCCACCACAGAACCAAACAGCAACAAACCACTCAAGCGCTTAATGTTGGCACAAGATACCGGTGGTGCGATTCGCGGTGGCGTCAGAGCTGATTTCTTTTGGGGTGCGGGTGATGCGGCTGGCGCTAAGGCAGGGTCGATGAAACAACAGGGCGAGATTTGGGTGTTGTTGCCTAAGGGGTTTGTGGTTGGGGAGTAGGTATGAATGGCTTCTTATTTGCAGTTCGATAGATAGAGATAATTCGTTTATTTAGCGTTAGGTAACGATATATGGAAGAAAAATATATATATTACCAAGAGTCAATCACTTGCTTAAACAGAGCATTGAGAACCATCTGTGAACTGGAAGCTATCCCACCAGGAACTCAAGTTTGGGCTATGGCGTATAGAATGACAATTATCGAATACTGTAAGCCGTTTAAAAAATCTCGAGGAATAATTACTGCGAAACTCAAAATGCTAGAACCTCAGTTTAGTTCAGAAATGAAAGAGATTCATGACAAGCTTATATCTTTAAGGGATACAGTTTTAGCTCATTCAGATTTAGGGTCGATTGATGCAAAAATTGTGTACTGAGAGAAAAATCAGCCACTCATAATAAAAAATGCATTACCGAATTTTCTCAGTCTAACTAAATATCAAAGAAATGATTGAGTTTGTATTAGATGATTTTTATGGCAAAGAGGCAGACTATGCGCCTAAATCTACTCCGGTAGATTAGCGTAGCGCTATCCGCCGGTTGAGTATTGATTAACTATTCACCAAGTCGGGGGTAGCCCGACAGCTAGTCACTTTTCACAACCGACTTACCGCTTGAGCGGTTAGCGAGGTTGGGGACGCCCCTTGCGGGTGCTATAACGTATTTGGTTCACAAGGTATCTCTTTTAAGTAGCCTTCCTTTTCGCCTTTAGGCGAGTTACTTTCTTTTGCTTGTGCCAAAGAAAGTAACCAAAGAAACACACACCCTGCTATCAAGCCCTTCGGGTCCCTTGCGTTGCTCAACAAAATAAGCGACTGCGGAACTCGCCCTAACAGACCACACAAATCATGGTCTGTCGCGGTGCTCAAACAGTCCTCGCCTTCATCTTATTTTGTTTGCGCTACTCAGCTTGATAAAGGGGGATTTAAGAACCTCAAAAATTAAAGGCGCCATTGGCGCCTTTAATTTAATACATAAAAACAAAAATTACTTGTTCATTACGTACATTGTAACTTCAAAACCGAAACGCATTTCAGTAGCTGCTGGTGTTGTCCACATAGTAATTCTCCTTTTGTTTAAATTCGTAAGCTATTGCATTACGTAGGAAAGATATTACTGCTAGGCTAAAAAAACACCGTGTCTAATCTACTTAAAAGCAAGTCATGATTTTCATTAGATTGTGTTAACTGCTAGCTTTGATGCGTTTGATGAGTTTGTTGATGCCTTTGCGACCGATGGTGCGTTTCAGTTTGACTTTACAGTCGTAGGCTAAGAAAGCCATTTTTGCTGAGCGATCAAACTGTTTGCCATTTAATCCCAAATAAATTTGCATAAAGCGTTCACGTCCTGCTTGATGCAGTTTATGACAAGCGCGAACAAGATCGGCCAGCCTGTATTGCATGGGGAATGGTGATGTTTCTAGTGCACGAAGTCGTGCGGTATCAATTAACGAAAAGTGGAGTTGGTTATGCTCATCTTGTTTAACCAAAATATTACCACCCGAAAAGTCTCTAAAGAAAATAAATCGTCCGTGCATGATGTGACAAAATTGCGCAAATTGTTTGTAGACTTCTTCAGGTGTTAACCCATGGTATGTCTGTTCACCTCGTGCAAAAGCAGCAAATATTTCACCAATACTGAAGTGGGACTCTACGTGTTCGCAAATATAAAAATTTTGCTTGAGCGTGTTATCGCCCACTTTTTCGAAGTAGGCGATTGGTTGTGCGGTACCGATACCGCGTCTTAATAACTCAATTGCACCATTCCAGCTGCGTCTGGCTTTGCTCGGTTTAAAACGATCAAGTAATGTTTTGTGTGGATACATTTTGATAGGCTGTTTAACAGTCAGTTTGGCCTGTGCGTTTCTAGGGTCTTGGATTGCCCAAATAGCATTACGGGCATGACGCAATGATTGTGATTTATCCGGCGCAGTCAGCTTGTCTGGGTGCAGCCCGTCTATCAGTTGTTTGGCTTGGTTAGCATCGTTTGCTAACACTAAACCGCTCCAGCCATCTTGGTTGAATCTAAAATATTGTAAATTGTGTATGTGAGGATACATAGCGACATGATGCGCCACACTTGGTTTTGCTAGAACGGTAATGTTGTCGTTTGCTTCCCAACATAAATAAATAGGTGATTCGGAAATAAATTCGTTATTTCTGTTTAGCGGACTTCCATCACGATCTAGTATTTTTGCAGATTTTAACGACGCCTCACTGTAGATGTCAGCAAGATAAGCCACTTTACCGTTTGTTGTCCAGGCGATATGATATTGGATATTGCCTTGGGTAAAATGGTGAATTTCTAAATGTTTACCGTTGGCAATGGCGGCTTGATAGCGCGCACCATTAAATTTTTTAACCAGGGTTTGCATGGCATCAAAACTAGGATGTCGCTTGTATTGCGCTAATTCACCATCTGCTGATTGATAATGGCTGATGCGCTCTAACTGCGGATACTCAGCGTCGGTTAAGCCATCGTTGATTAGCCCTTCACGATGACAGATTAGCGCACCCCAGTTGGCATGTTGTAAGGCGCCTGAAGCAGCTAATAAGGTGAAATAGCGTGTTAAATAATCTGCTTGCTTTTGTTCACCATCTGGCAGGATGCGTTTAATACGATAAATCGCCCAAAATGCGGCGGACGAGATCGTTTGCGCAACGCCAAAATCATGTCCGATTTTTTGCAATAGACGTGCTTTTTTGATCAAATTGAATTTGAATACCCGTGTCCAAATATATTTAAAAACACGATGGTCATTGCGTTCTGGCTCTATTACGCGTTCTACAAATAGATTGTCGGTATGTATATCGGGTAATTGGTTTTTAGCTTGTAAGATCTTGAGTAGACTAATGTTATACATGGGTTCAAAATCTTGGACGTTAGGGCCTAGTAAGGGTATGTTGTACGATTTAATGGCTTTATAGGCAATCTCCCAAGCAATTAAAAAGCCATGAATGTGATAGCCTGCCCAGCGCTTGCGATTAATGGTGTTGCCAATTTCTATTTGTTTAATCGATGCACCATATCGGTTGAGTACTGTGGTTAAAAATTGCTGCCAGTGTGTTTGTTCCTGCTGTTCATGCATATTTTTTGCGGCATCAAACGGTGCGATTAGATGTAAGGTAATTTCAAACCCTTCTGTGATGAGTCTTTGTAAAAAACGCGCATTGAAGCTATCCAAATCATGGTAAGTAAAATCTAGCCGCACATGCTCAATACCTAATACTTTCAATTGATGAATGATATAACTATCTGTTTCGATATTGGCGTTTGAAGCGACGCAAATACCTAAAAAATTGTTCGGAATAACATGGCCATTAGCTGGTGGTAAGTGTGCGTTGCGAAGGTAAAAGCCACCTTTTAGCAGATATACCAAGGTGTTTAGCAGCATTTGCTTGATAAATGGCGCATGTTGTTTTGTTGTCATTTCACGGGCCTTTGTAAGTGATTAAAATGAGGCGTGACGGACGAAGTGGGTGTTGATTTCATCTTTGACTGAAGCAATTAAATAACCATTATAAATGTGAAATGATAAAACATGGAGTCTGCCTTATTTGTGCTTACGAATACAAGTCCAAGCTAAAAACCGTGATAAAAAAACCGGTTGACGCATGCACAGGATAATCATGAAGATGGCGCTTAACATGGAGGTGACTAAAAACAATTGTGGAATGTTAAAACCCAGGCTAAAAATACAGAGTGAAAATAAGGCAGAAACCACCATAAATAAGGCATTCATTATATTGTTGGCTGCAATAATTCTAGATTGGTGACTTTTTTCTAATGGGCATTGAATAAAGGTATATAAGGGAACAATGTAGAAACCGCCAAATATACCAATCAATAGTATATCTAATAGCAAATGCAGATGCGTGAAACTGGACAGAAAATACAGATAAGAATGCGCTATTGTGGGCGCTATTGCGGTTGAAACGTGCGTGCTAGTCGCATATAAATCAATACCAAATAGGGTAATACCAATGCCACCAAACAGTACAAGTCCAAGTTCAATGCGGTGATTTGATAGTTTTTCACATAAGAGTGAGCCAATGCCGATACCCATTGAAAAAACAGACAGCATTAAAATAAAGACACTCTCATCACCGTAAAGGGTGAGTTTTGCAAAGTTGGGCAATTGTGCCAGTAAAGTAGCGCCAAAAAACCAAAACCAAGAAATGCCAATAATAGCTAACCAAAGAGATTGACGTTGCCAAACAAATGTTAGATTACAGACGGTTTCTCTAAATAGGTGCCAGTTGATGGCTAGTTTAGGATCGACGGCAGCCGTGGCTGGCACGCTGCGGCTGCACCAGTAACCTATCATGGCTAATGTAATAATAGATAGACTAATGTTGAATTCGCGATGACTGTGCATGGCGAGCCAAGCACCTAATATTTGACCTAATAGAATAGCAATAAAGGTGCCTGTTTCGATCATACCATTACCGCCTAATAGCTCATCTTCATGCAATTGTTGTGGTAGATAGGCGTATTTAACTGGCCCAAAAAGTGCTGATTGCGCACCCATCATAAAGAGTGTACTAGCCAGCAAAAGCATGCTGTGCATCAAAAATCCAATACTGGCAATCAACATGATGATGATTTCACATGCTTTTACTATTCGGATGAGTTGTGATTTTTCAAATTTGTCGGCAATTTGCCCAGCAGTGGCCGAAAATAAAAAGAAGGGGAGGATAAATAAGCCCGGCAGAAGCGTGGCCATCGTTGTTGCGTCTATGCTGGTGAGTTGGTTGGTACGAAAAACAACCAAGGTAATCAATGCCGTTTTAAAGACATTGTCGTTAAAAGCGCCTAAGAATTGGGTCAAGAATAATGCCCTAAACCGTTGCGCTTTAAATAGTTGGAATTGATTACTCATGGATTAGTTGTATAAAGCGAATTGCCTGTCAGCCTATGGTTCCTATAGCGAAGCAGTTTATCATCCCTAGCCCATCTTGTTTAAGCCATTCACAGTTTTGGAGAAATCAATGAGGTGCTTCAAAGGTGGCAAGTGCATTTAAGACGAGCATCGATTAATGCCGTTGCAATGCACTATTGAAAGTTGATTTTACTATAGCCGAGCAATGTGCCTGTCGCAAAAGCGGTATCGATTAATGCTGTTTGATAATCACTAATCGCCCGAATTTCTTTTATTTGCGCATCTCCCAAGCGCGTTAATGCTTCTAATACTTCTGTCATGGTTCTGAGACCTTCATTGAACTGCTTCAGCTCGGCCTCATAGTTAATACCAGCAATTAAGACTTGTTGTCTGGCGGCTAATATACGTTGCCAGTCTTGGTCTACTTTATCTAAAGCGTCATAAATTTCTCTTTTGACTGTGAGTGTTTGCAACGCTTTTGTTGTCAGTCGTTGTAATCGCTGTTGAACAGCATTTTCTAGTTTTGCTTTTCTTGCCTCATTTGTGAACGGCATTTCAAACTTAAACCCAATTGACCAATCACTGAAGTTGCCGTCAAGCACATTGCGATAGGTATTGTTGAAACTATTCGTGGTATTAGACAGCGCGCCATATTGATAATCTAAGGTAAACAGAGGTAGCGTTTGGTTTTCTAAATAATTAATATTGATGGCATCAGCAGCCAATTTCACTTCTTGTTGTAGTAACTCGAGACGATTAGACAAAGCATCTTGTAACAACTGATTTCTATTGAATTGGTACTTGACTAAACTAGGTTGTGTTTTCGGAATGATAATCTGTTCGGTCGTTTCGTTGATATCATTGGTAAAAAAATGAATTTGCCGCTGCGCTAATTTTAAATTTGTTTCTGCAATAATCAATGCTTCCATTCTGTCAGCAACACCAATTTCTGCACGATTGATTTCTATTGTAGCGGTTAACCCTTCATTTACTCTGCGTTTCACCATCTCTAAATTTTGATTAGCGTATTCGTATTGTTGACGGCGAATATCTAAATTACCCCATGCTTCATACAGCTCCCAGTAGGCTTTATCAATGATGGCCACAATACGCATGCTTTGTAAGCGTGTTTTAACGTCTTCTTCTTGCCTATTTAAGCTGGCGATATTGATGCTCGCTTCATTGACGCGGACGCCAGCATTTCTTAACAACGGCTGGCTGAATGAAAATTGTAAGGCGCTACGGTACTCTTTACTATCTGTTAGGCCTTCACTCATCTTTCTTTGTAGCGGAGAACTCAATGTAACCGTACCGCCCGTCCTGAGTGGCACCATCACACCAGCTTCTGCATCAAGATATCTTGATTGTTGCTCTAGCACATTTAATTTAACATTTTGATTATTTAACGCAGGGTCGCTGGCCGTAAACTTAACACTATCAGATGAAAAGCCCGGCAAGTCTGTTTCAACCAGTTTTGCATAAGCAAAAATAATATTATCAAATTTGGCTTCTTCCTCTCTCACGATAGTTTGGGCAAGGGTTGGTTGAAAATTGATGATTTTAATTTCTAAGTTATTCATCAGCGCTTTTTGCCTGATATCTGCAATAGAAACAAATTGACCACTTTCTTTGAGTAAATTTGGATTGATGCCATCAGGGTTGTCTGGACGATCAAAAGGGATGAGTGCCTTTTGTATATCAATGGTCAGTGGCTTTGTTTGCTGGATTACTTTTTTTTGTTTTTCAATTTCAGATTGCAAACTAGTTGGCGGCTCAATACTATAAGTTTCTGGCGAAAAAGTATTGTCAGTGCTCAACTGTTTATCAACACGTAATTGCACTGCTTTATTTGCAGCTAAGGCAATGTTAGTCTGTGCAAAAAAAAATAGCGCTAATAAGCATATGATGACGTTCATCGTTGACAACATGCGGATTATCATCATTTCTTAATCAATACTTCTTCTTGTGGAATACGCGGTGGGAATCCATTTAATATACGCCAAATTTCGTAACCAATCGTCACTCTGTCTAGCAGGATCCAACCTTTAGCACTAATGCCTTGTTTTAGAAATCTAGCAGATGGCCATTCACTAGTAGAGGGCACTATCATGACACGAAAATTGCCGCTACCATTATCCGTTGGGTCAACAAAAGCGACTTTACCTGGAAATGTACCAAAGCCTATATTAGACCAACCCGCAACCTGTATCGCTGGCCATCCCTCAAATTCAAGGCGCACCTCGCTACCTTTGACAATTAACGGCGCATCTCGACCATCAACCCACAACTCAACTGAGCGCTCTTCTGTGTCAGGCAAAATGACCAATAGCGGTTGTCCTTGTGAAATAACCTGTGATTGAGAGTTAACTGGCAACCTATAAATCGTGCCATCTCTTGGTGCGACAATGCGCTGCATACTTTGGCGAGATAAGCTCACTTCAGAACTGGCAAGACTATTTTGGCTATCGGCCAACTCGCCTTTGATTTTATTAATGACACCATTATTTGATTCTAGTGTCGCCTGAGTGTCAGCTTTAATTTGCTCAATTTCTACTTTTGCAGATTGCGCTTCTGCCTTGGCTGATTGGTATTGCGCGCGCGCACTATTTAAATTGCGGGTTGCAATAATATGGTCTCGTTCTGCCACCTCAACATCGCGTTTAGATACGAGACCATCTTGCAATAGACGTTGCAAGCGATTGATTTGTTGCGTTGCAGCATCTACAGTTGCTTCTGATGCGCTGATAGCCTCTGAAGCGGCTAAGATTTTTTGGTTTGCAACATCTAATTTGAATTGTGATGATGCAATTCTAGCATCTTGAGAGTTGAGCAGATTCTGTTGTTGTATTTGATATGTTTTAAGTTCTTGTTCTTTTGCTAATAATTTATCTTTTAAGTTATCGCGTTGATACTCTAATCGATCTTTAAATTGTGCATCAATATCACTAATCTCAATTAATACATCGCCCTTCTTCACTTTTGTGCCCTCTTGCACATGCCATTTGGTAATGACGCCCCCAACGGGTGCATCAATTGTTTGCGTTCGCTCAGCTGGCGAATAAGCAGTTACTTTGCCAAGTGCGGTGACGTTTTGTTGCCAAGGCAAAAATAAAGTCAGAAAGGGGAATACGAAAAAAAACATAGCGAGATACTTAATTGACTTCTCTACCCTAGCAGGGGTTTTTGCCAAATGTAAACTGTTAGATGTCATACGATTAACCCACATCCAAATTTAAGTTTAATGTGTTATCAAACTGGTCAGCAATACGCGCAATTCTTGTCGTAACAATCAGCAACCAATTTTCTTGATGTTGTTTAAGAAGAGTAAGGATTGTATCAAGCTCTTCAGCTGTCAGTGCGTCTAGCAAGCCATCAATAATGAGTATATCTGGTTCACCAATTACTGCCCTAGCTAACATCAACCTTTGCATTTGTGTGGTTGATAGCGGGGCGCCAAAAGCAGTAAGCTTGGTATCGATACCATTTTCGAGTTTCGCAAAATCATTACTTAAGCCTAAAGTATC
This region of Methylophilaceae bacterium genomic DNA includes:
- a CDS encoding MFS transporter — protein: MSNQFQLFKAQRFRALFLTQFLGAFNDNVFKTALITLVVFRTNQLTSIDATTMATLLPGLFILPFFLFSATAGQIADKFEKSQLIRIVKACEIIIMLIASIGFLMHSMLLLASTLFMMGAQSALFGPVKYAYLPQQLHEDELLGGNGMIETGTFIAILLGQILGAWLAMHSHREFNISLSIITLAMIGYWCSRSVPATAAVDPKLAINWHLFRETVCNLTFVWQRQSLWLAIIGISWFWFFGATLLAQLPNFAKLTLYGDESVFILMLSVFSMGIGIGSLLCEKLSNHRIELGLVLFGGIGITLFGIDLYATSTHVSTAIAPTIAHSYLYFLSSFTHLHLLLDILLIGIFGGFYIVPLYTFIQCPLEKSHQSRIIAANNIMNALFMVVSALFSLCIFSLGFNIPQLFLVTSMLSAIFMIILCMRQPVFLSRFLAWTCIRKHK
- the pqqA gene encoding pyrroloquinoline quinone precursor peptide PqqA: MWTTPAATEMRFGFEVTMYVMNK
- a CDS encoding HlyD family efflux transporter periplasmic adaptor subunit gives rise to the protein MTSNSLHLAKTPARVEKSIKYLAMFFFVFPFLTLFLPWQQNVTALGKVTAYSPAERTQTIDAPVGGVITKWHVQEGTKVKKGDVLIEISDIDAQFKDRLEYQRDNLKDKLLAKEQELKTYQIQQQNLLNSQDARIASSQFKLDVANQKILAASEAISASEATVDAATQQINRLQRLLQDGLVSKRDVEVAERDHIIATRNLNSARAQYQSAKAEAQSAKVEIEQIKADTQATLESNNGVINKIKGELADSQNSLASSEVSLSRQSMQRIVAPRDGTIYRLPVNSQSQVISQGQPLLVILPDTEERSVELWVDGRDAPLIVKGSEVRLEFEGWPAIQVAGWSNIGFGTFPGKVAFVDPTDNGSGNFRVMIVPSTSEWPSARFLKQGISAKGWILLDRVTIGYEIWRILNGFPPRIPQEEVLIKK
- a CDS encoding TolC family protein, which gives rise to MNVIICLLALFFFAQTNIALAANKAVQLRVDKQLSTDNTFSPETYSIEPPTSLQSEIEKQKKVIQQTKPLTIDIQKALIPFDRPDNPDGINPNLLKESGQFVSIADIRQKALMNNLEIKIINFQPTLAQTIVREEEAKFDNIIFAYAKLVETDLPGFSSDSVKFTASDPALNNQNVKLNVLEQQSRYLDAEAGVMVPLRTGGTVTLSSPLQRKMSEGLTDSKEYRSALQFSFSQPLLRNAGVRVNEASINIASLNRQEEDVKTRLQSMRIVAIIDKAYWELYEAWGNLDIRRQQYEYANQNLEMVKRRVNEGLTATIEINRAEIGVADRMEALIIAETNLKLAQRQIHFFTNDINETTEQIIIPKTQPSLVKYQFNRNQLLQDALSNRLELLQQEVKLAADAININYLENQTLPLFTLDYQYGALSNTTNSFNNTYRNVLDGNFSDWSIGFKFEMPFTNEARKAKLENAVQQRLQRLTTKALQTLTVKREIYDALDKVDQDWQRILAARQQVLIAGINYEAELKQFNEGLRTMTEVLEALTRLGDAQIKEIRAISDYQTALIDTAFATGTLLGYSKINFQ